DNA sequence from the Streptomyces sp. NBC_01497 genome:
TCAGCTCGGAGGACTGAAACCCATGACGAACATCCCGACCCCCGCCCCGGACGCGGGCGGCGCCGTCTCCGTCTGCCGCCGTCTCGTGGGCCGCACGGCCGTCGTCACCGGCGCCGGCAGCGGCATCGGCCTCGCCACCGTGCGCCGGCTCGCCTCCGAGGGCGCCCGCGTGGTCTGCGCCGACATCGATGAGGAAACGGGCAGGGCCGCCGCGGCCGAGGTGGACGGCCTGTTCGTACGGGTCGACGTCACCGACGCCGAACAGGTCGAGGCGCTGTTCGAGGCCGCGTACGACACGTACGGCAGTGTCGACGTCGCCTTCAACAACGCGGGCATCTCGCCGCCCGACGACGACTCGATCCTCGACACCGGTCTCGACGCGTGGCGGCGCGTCCAGGAGGTCAACCTGACGTCCGTCTACCTGTGCTGCAAGGCCGCCATCCCGTACATGCGCCGCCAGGGCCGGGGCTCCATCATCAACACGGCCTCCTTCGTGGCCCGGATGGGCGCCGCGACCTCGCAGATCTCCTACACCGCGTCCAAGGGGGGCGTGCTCGCCATGTCGCGGGAACTCGGCGTCCAGTTCGCCCGCGAGGGCATCCGGGTCAACGCGCTGTGCCCGGGGCCGGTCGACACCCCGCTGCTGCGTGAGCTGTTCGCGAAGGACCCGGAGCGGGCGGCGCGCAGGCTGGTGCACATCCCCCTCGGCCGGTTCGCGGAGGCCACGGAGATCGCCGCCGCCGTCGCGTTCCTCGCCAGCGACGACGCGTCGTTCGTGAACGCCTGCGACTTCCTCGTCGACGGCGGTATCTCCGGTGCGTACGTGACGCCGCTGTAGCCGGCGGCGCCGCGGTCCTGGCGGTGTCTCACGGCGCACCCCGGCCCGGGGCGCGCCGTGAGGAAGCCGGGGATCAGCGGACGCGTCCCACCCCGGCGTACCCGGAGTCCGCGCCCGGCAGCCCGGCGTCCGCCGGCTGCGGGGTGTCCTTGTACCAGCAGGGCACCAGACCCGGCTCCACGAGGTCGAGCCCGTCGAAGAACCGCAGGATCTCGGCGTGCGTACGGGGCCGCAGGTCGATGCCGGCGGCCCGGTACTCGTCCGTCCGGTCCTGCTCGGCGGTCAGCCGGTCCAGGCTGAGGTGGGAGAGGATCAGGCAACTGCCGGGCACGAGCGGTTCGAGCAGTCTGCGCACGATGCCGTACGGGTCCCGGCCGTCGGGCACGAAGTGCAGCAGCGCGATCAGGGAGAGGGCGATCGGCCGGTCGAAGTCCAGCGTCCCGCAGGCGCGTTCGAGGATGGCGTCGGGGTCGAGGACGTCCGCCTGGACGTAGTCGGTGCGGCCCTCGGGGGAACTGACCAGCAGCGCCTCTGCGTGCCGCAGCACGATCGGGTCGTTGTCGACGTAGACGACCCGGCACGCCGGATCCACGTCCTGCGCTATCTGGTGGAGGTTCGGTTCGGTGGGAATGCCGGTGCCCACGTCCAGGAACTGCCGGATGCCGTCGGCGGCCGTCCAGGCGATCACCCGGCGCATGAACGCCCTGTTGGCCGCTGCGCCGTTGCGCGCCTCGACCGGCAGCCGCTCGGCGACGGCCTGGTCGACGGGGTAGTTGTCCTTCCCGCCGAGCAGGTAGTCGTAGATGCGCGCGGGATGCGGCCTGCTGGTGTCGATCACGGGCCGGGGCGTGCCTGCTGTCATGGGTGGACCTCCTGAATGTCCGGCCGTCACCACCTCGCCGTACGGCCGCCGTAGGCACGGACCCTGCCACACCCGACCCGGCCGCGGCACCCGCGGCCCCCGGAACCCGAACCTCCGTCACCTCGCCGGAACAGCAGGTGAGTTGGCGAGAGCCCGATGCCGGGGCGCGCCCGCGGGACACTAGAGGAAGGTGAGCCCCTCGCCCCGGTACGTCGGCACCGTCGCGCTCACCCGGTCGCCCTCGACCAGGTGCAGCGCGGCGAACCGCTCGCACATCTCGCCCGCCTTCGCGTGCCGGAACCACACCGTGTCGCCGATCAGCAGATCGTCCGCGGCCGAGCCCAGTAGCGGCGTCTGCACCTCACCGGGGCCCTCCTGCGCGTCGTAGCGCAGCCCCTCCGGCAGGTACGGCACCGGCAGCCGGTCCTGGCCCGCGACGCCGGACGCCGGATAGCCGCCGCCCAGCACCGTCACCACGCCGACCCCCGGCCTGCGCACGACGGGCTGCCCGAACAGCGCGGCCGGACGCCCGGAGAACGACGTGTAGTTGTCGAACAGGCGCGGCTGGTAGAGCCCCGACCCCGCGGCGATCTCCGTCACCGCGTCCTCCGCCGCCGTGTGCTGCACGCTGCCCGTGCCGCCGCCGTTGACGAACTCCAGCTCCGGGGCCACCGCCCGCACCGCGCGTACCGCCTCCGCGCGCCGCCCCGCCAGCTCCCTGCGCGCCGCCGCCTGCATCAGCCGGATCGCGCGCGAGCGCAGCGGCCGGCCCGCCACCGTGTCGCCGACACCCGCCACATGGCCCTCGTACCCCATCAGGCCGACCAGCCGGAACCCCGGCCTGCGCGCCACCGACCGCGCCAGGTCCGCAAGTTGAGCCGGTTCGCTCAGCGGTGAGCGCAGCGGGCCGATCCGTACCCGGCCGCCGAACATCCGCAGCGAGGTGTCGAGTTCCAGGCAGACCCGGATCTCCTCCCGGCCGCCGTCGCGCGCCGCGTCGATCAGGTCCAGTTGCGCCGGATCGTCGACCATGACGGTGACCGAGCCCGCGAGCTTCGGATCGGCCGCGAGCTCCCCGTACGCCGAGCGGTCCGCCGACGGGTAGGCGAGCAGCACGTCGTCGAAACCCGCCCGCGCGAGCCACAGCGACTCCGGCAGGGTGAACGACATCAGGCCCGCGAAACCGTCCCGCGCGAGGACCCGCTCCAGCAGGGCCCGGCAGCGAACCGACTTGCTGGCCAACCGGATCGGCTTGCCGCCCGCGCGCCGGACGAGATCGTCGGCGTTCGCGTCGAATGCCTCCAGGTCCACGACGGCCAGCGGCGCTTCGAGATGCGCGGTGGCCCGGTCGTACCGGGCCCGGTCGGAGGCGAAGGGAGTCATGGGCCGAGCTTGCCAGAGCCGATTACCTGACGGTAGACGTGCGCGTGCCGCGCGTCGGGACGGCACCCGCAGCGTTGCCCGCGCGGGGTCCCGGTACTCCCGCGAGCCCGTAGAGTTACGTCCGGACTCCGGGCGAACGGGCGTGTCCCGTACGGTGATCCGCAACGCGGCCCGACGCGCGCCCGGCCGGGCAGGCACGGACTTCAGGGACCCGGAGGGGCGGATGAGCATCGAGGCGCAGGGCTCCGCCGTACCGCCGCCGCCCACGGCTCCGCCACGGCAGGCCGCTCGGCCGTCGGTCCCGCCGCCGTCGGTCCCGCCGGGACCCGGGACGCCGCCGAGATCATCCGTACCTCCCGTACCGCCACTGCCTCCGGTGCCGTACCAGGCGTCGGCAGCGCGGACCCCGGGCGCGGGGCCCTGGGCCGGCCCCGCGCGGACGGTGCCTCCGCTCCCGCCCCTGCCACCGGGACACGTCGCGGCGCCGGCACCGCCCGGCGCGCCCACCGCGACCTCCACCGCGCTCCGGCCCGGGCCGGGCAGCCGGCTCCCGCGCACGGCGGCGGTCGTCGCACTGTTCGTCCTCGGCCTCGGGCTCGTCGGCGGCGCGCTCGCCGGGAACTGGCTGCTCGACGACGACCCGGACGCCCCCACCGCGGTCAGCCGCTTCGACGCCGCGCGCGACCTGTGGCACAGCACGCCCGTCGACACACTCTTCCCGCCCGTCCTCGACGGCGTGGGAGCGGGACCCGACGGCGCCCGGCGCACCTGGACGCGGCTCGGCGTGGCCCCCGACAGCGGCTGCGCCGGCGCGCTCGATCCGGCCCTCGCCACCGCTCTGCGCTCGGTGGGCTGCCTGCGGGTGATACGGGCGACCTACCGGGACGCGACCTCCAGCGACATCACCACCGTCGGCCTCGTCTTCACCAAGGCCGACCCGGTGGCCATGACCACTCTGCGCACCGGCTTCGCCGACCGGCACCTCGCGGCGGACACCGCCCTCGTGCCCACCGCCTACGCCGTACCCGGCACCATCGCCGCGTCCTTCGGGGACCGGCAGCGCGCCAGTTGGAGCATCGACATCCTCACCCAGGCCCCGGTCGTCGTCTACGCCGTGAGCGGCTTCGCCGACGGGCGCACGGTCACCGCGCCGGAACCTGCCGCGTCGGCCACGGCCGCACACGCCACGAGTCCCGCCGCGCAGGCCGGACTCGGTTTCGAGGCCAGGGGCCTCGCCGACAGCGTCGAGCGCGGCATACGGACCCTGACCGCCGCGCGGCCGGCGGCCCACCGATGAGGCGCCGCGCGCCGGGTCCCGCCCGTGCCGGACACCGTCTGCGGCGTACCGCTGCGGTCCTCACCGCCGCGTCGTTCCTGCTGCTCGTGCCCGCGTCGCCGGCGAGCGCCGACGCCATACGCGACCAGCAGTGGGCGCTCGACCAACTCCACGCCCAGCAGGCGTGGCGCAGCAGCAAGGGCCACGGGATCACCGTCGCCGTCCTCGACACGGGCGTCGACGACACCCACCCCGACCTCACCGGACAGGTGCTCACCGGCAAGGACTTCATCGGTTTCGGCGCCCGGCGCGGCGACCGGTCCTGGGCCCGGCACGGCACGGCGATGGCGAGCATCATCGCGGGCCACGGTCACGGCCCGGGCGACAGTGACGGCGTGCTCGGCCTCGCGCCCCAGGCGAGGATCCTGCCCGTGCGGGTCATCCTGGAGGGCACCGACCCGGCCCGCGACCGCGCGCGCACCAGCCGGGGCGACGCGCTCGCCCTCGGCATCCGCTGGGCCGTCGACCACGGCGCCGACGTCATCAACCTCTCCCTCGGCGACGACAGCGCCTCCGCGCACCCCGAGCGCTCGGAGGACGAGGCCGTGCAGTACGCGCTGGCCAAGGGCGTGCCCGTGGTCGCCTCCGCCGGCAACGGCGGACAGAAGGGCGACCACATCTCCTACCCGGCCGCCTACCCGGGTGTGATCGCCGTCGCGGCCGTCGACAAGTACGGCACGCCCGCGGACTTCTCCACCCGCCGCTGGTACGCCGATGTCAGCGCCCCCGGCGTCGACGTGGTGATAGCGGACCCGGACCGCCACTACTACGAGGGCTGGGGCACCAGCGCCGCCGCCGCCTTCGTCTCCGGCACCGTCGCCCTCGTACGCTCCGCCTACCCGCACCTCACGCCCGCGCAGATCAAGAAACTGCTGGAGGACACCGCGCGGGACGCCCCCAAGGGCGGCCGCGACGACGCCACCGGCTACGGACTCGTCGACCCGGCCGCAGCCCTCGCCGACGCCGCCCGGCTCTCCCGCGCCGACGTGCGCGGCACCTCCGCCGGATACACCCGGCGCTACTTCGGCCAGGGGCCCACCCCGCCGCACCATCCCGACGGGCCACCGGCCTGGCCGGCCCCCGTCGCGGGCGGTGCGGGCGGCGTCCTGCTGGTCGCGGCGGGCGTCCTGTGGGTGTCCGGCAGACGGCAGCGGCGTCGGCAGGACGCCGTGCTCTAGCCAGCGGGCCGGACCGGTTTCCGGGGGCCGCGGTTCCGGGGCGTTCCCCGGGCCGGGAGCGCCCGGCGTGCTCCGCCGGGCAGGCCCTAAGCTCGTCGCGTGGCTCTCAAGAACATCCCCGACTCCGGTTTCGCGCACGACGACGGCACCGCCGCCCCCGAGCTCGCCGCGGCGCTCGCCGCCTGGTCGAACGACAGGAGCGCCGAGCCCCGCGTGCTCGCCGCACTCCAGGAGGCGCGGCTGCTGGTCCCGGTGGTCGCCGTCCTCGGCGAGGTCGAGGAGCCGGACACCGCCGGCCACGGCGCGGGCGCCGGGCTGCGCCGTGAGAAGACCAGCGACATGGCCGTGCCCACGCTCACCGTCGGCGACCGGCGGGCACTGCCCGCCTTCACCTCCACGGCGGCGCTCGCCGCGTGGGACCCGGCGGCACGCCCCGTCGCCGTGCCGCTGCACCAGGCGCTGCGGGCGGCGGCGCACGAGGGAGCGGACACCCTGGTGCTCGACCTCGCGGGCCCGGTGACCTACCAGCTGACCGGCCCCGCGTTGCGGGCGCTCGCCGAGGGGCGCGGCGACGCCGACCCGTTGAAGGACCCGGCCGTCACCGGTGCCGTACGGGAGGTCGTGGCGGCCGAGCCGGCCGTGGTCCGCGCCTATCTGGGGCCGGGCAGCGCCGACGGCCTGCTGGCCCTGGTGCTGGACGGGGACGCGGGCGCCGCCGCCCGCACGGTCGCGGGGGCGCTCGCGGCCCACGAGACGCTCAGGGCCCGCCTGGTGCGGGGTCTGGACGTGGCGCTGCTGCCGGCCGGGGCGATGCCGCCGGGGGAGCCCCTGTACGTACGCGGAGTACGCGGAGGGTGAGCGCCGGCCTCTGGCGGGGACGCGGCGCGTGAGCGTCCAGCGCGGTCGGCACGGCTCGCGGGGTGAGAGGCGCGCGGCGCGTCTCAGCCGTAGATCGGGCCCGTGTACTTCTCGCCGGGGCCCTGGCCCGGCTGGTCCTTGACGACGGATGCCTCGCGGAACGCCAGCTGGAGCGACTTGAGCCCGTCCCGCAGCGGTGACGCGTGGAACGAGCTGATCTCCGTCGCGCTCGCGTCCATCAGCCCGGCGAGCGAGTGGATCAGCTTGCGCGCCTCGTCGAGGTCCTTGTGCTCCTCGCCCTCCTCGGTCAGGCCGAGTTTCACGGCTGCCGCGCTCATCAGGTTGACCGCCACCGTGACGATCACCTCGACGGCGGGCACCTCCGCGATGTCGCGGGTCAGGGCGTCGTAGTCGGGCTGCTCGGGGGCAGCCTGACCGGCTGCGGGCGTCGCGTCACTCATGCCCCTTACCCTAGGGCTTCCGGGAAGCACCCCCCGCCGCGCAGCCGGTTCGCCGCTGCCTTCGCGGGGTGTTAACCTTGTGTGATGACCGGTCGGGTGCGCATGTACCCGGCCCACAAGTGGAGGCTCCGATCTCCCACCTGGCCGCCTTTCGAGGTGGCGGGTCACCGGTCAGGTGGTGCCCATCGTTCCGTACGGACGATGGAGCCGCCCGATGCGCCCCGTGTGGAACACGGCGGTGCTCCGGTATTCCTTGGAGCTCCTGCCTGTGTCCGTTCGGGGCATTTTTGATGTTCCGCCACGGTTGGTCAGTACAGACATGGTGATGCGGCTGTCTGCCAGACAGCCGGTCAGTCCTAACCGAGGAGGATCCATCAGCGCCGAGCCCCGCATCAACGACCGGATTCGTGTTCCCGAAGTACGACTCGTCGGTCCCAGTGGCGAGCAGGTCGGCATCGTGCCGCTTGCCAAGGCCCTGGAACTCGCGCAGGAGTACGACCTTGACCTCGTCGAGGTCGCGGCGACCGCGCGTCCGCCCGTGTGCAAGCTCATGGATTACGGAAAGTTCAAGTACGAGTCGGCCATGAAGGCCCGTGAAGCGCGCAAGAACCAGGCGCACACGGTCATCAAGGAGATGAAGCTCCGGCCGAAGATCGACCCGCACGACTACGACACCAAAAAGGGTCACGTGGTGCGGTTCCTCAAGCAGGGCGACAAGGTCAAGATCACGATCATGTTCCGCGGTCGTGAGCAGTCCAGGCCCGAACTGGGCTTCCGGCTGCTGCAGCGCCTCGCTTCGGACGTGGAGGACCTCGGTTTCATCGAGTCCAACCCGAAGCAGGACGGCCGCAACATGATCATGGTGCTCGGCCCGCACAAGAAGAAGACCGAGGCCATGGCCGAGGCCCGGGAGGCCCAGGCCGCCCGTAAGGCCGAGCGCCAGGGTGGTGGGCAGCTCACGGCTGACGCCGACGAGCACGCCGAGACGGCTGACGAGTCCACCGAGGTGGCCGAGGTGGCCGAGGAGTCCGCCGAGGCGTGAACCGCGGGCGCTCCACAGGACTGCCTCCGGTCCCGGGCCCGTCCCGGAACCCCATACCGAAGAAATGACGCCTCCGCGCGCCGGCACCCCGCCGGCCTGGAAGCGCCACTGACGAGGAGACACGGCGCATGCCGAAGAACAAGACACACAAGGGTGCCAGCAAGCGCTTCAAGGTCACCGGCTCCGGCAAGGTGCTGCGCGAGCGGGCCGGCAAGCGCCACCTGATGGAGCACAAGTCGTCGCGCGTGACGCGTCGTCTGAGCGGCAACGCCGAAATGGCCCCCGGGGACACCAAGAAGATCAAGAAGCTTCTCGGCCTGTGAGGTCCGGTCCCCGCATGCGGGGACCGCGAGCTCTACCCAAGGGGACCCACCACTTTCGGGTCGTGTGCACGGACCACGACCCCGCTACAAGGAGTTGAGACGTGGCACGCGTCAAGCGGGCGGTCAATGCCCACAAGAAGCGCCGGGCGATTCTGGAGCAGGCCAGCGGTTACCGCGGCCAGCGCTCGCGCCTGTACCGCAAGGCGAAGGAGCAGGTCACCCACTCCCTCGTCTACAACTACAACGACCGCAAGAAGCGCAAGGGCGACTTCCGTCAGCTGTGGATCCAGCGCATCAACGCCGCTGCCCGCGCCAACGGCATGACGTACAACCGCTTCATCCAGGGTCTGAAGGCCGCCAACGTCGAGGTGGACCGCAAGATCCTCGCGGAGCTCGCCGTCAACGACGCGAACGCGTTCGCCACGCTCGTCGAGGTCGCGCACAAGGCGCTGCCGAGCGACGTCAACGCGCCGAAGGCCGCCGCCTGACACCAGGCCGAGCCGGCGTTTGAACGGCTCACCGTCATCGGACCCGCAGGCCGTGCGCCTGCGGGTCCGGTGCGTTCCGCCCCCTTCCCGCCCGACGCCCCGACCGAGAAGTGAGACGCCGCCGCCCATGGCCGCCACCCCCGAGCTGATCTCCCCGCGTTCCGCGCGCGTCACAGCCGCGCGGCGGCTCGCGAAGCGCTCCTTCCGGGGCAAGGAGCGCAAGTTCCTCGCCGAGGGGCCCCAGGCCGTACGGGAGGCCGTCGCCCACCGCGCCGACGGGCGGCCCACGCTGCTGGAGCTGTTCCTCACCGCGGAGGCCGCCGAGCGCCACGGGGACCTGGTGGCCGCCGCCCTCGCGGGCGGCGCGCTCGTCCACCACGCGTCGGAGGAGGTCGTCGCCGATCTCGCGGACACCGTCACGCCGCAGGGGCTGCTCGGCGTGTGCCGGTTCCTCGACACGCCCTTCGAGGACGTCGTCGCCGCCCGGCCGCGCCTGGTCGCCGTACTGGCGCATGTACGCGACCCCGGCAACGCGGGCACGGTCCTGCGCTGCGCGGATGCCGCGGGCGCCGACGCCGTCGTGCTGACCGACGCGTCCGTCGACCCGTACAACCCCAAGGCGGTACGGGCCTCCGCCGGGTCCCTCTTCCACCTGCCCGTATCCGTCGGCGTCCCCGTCGAACGGGCCGTCGCCGAGCTGAGGGCCGCGGGCGTGCGGGTGCTGGCCGCCGACGGCGCGGGCGACGCCGACCTGGACGGGGAACTGGACGCGGGCACCATGGGCGTCCCCACCGCCTGGGTCTTCGGCAACGAGGCCTGGGGCCTGCCCGAGGAGACGCGCGCCCTCGCGGACGCCGTCGTGCGCGTGCCGATCCACGGCCGGGCGGAGAGCCTGAACCTCGCGACCGCCGCCGCGGTCTGCCTCTACTCCTCGGCGCGGGCCCAGCGGCGCGCGTAGACCCACCGGGGGCGGGCGCGCCGTTCCCGTGCGGGAGCGCGGCGGGGGAGCGGCGGGCGTATGCGGAGCGGCCGGGCCGGCCGCCGCGTGCGTGGAGCGCACCGTTCGTGGAGCGCACCGGTCCCGTCGCCGGATCACGGCGGTTCGCCACGAGGAGGGCCCCCGACCGGCCTGCCCGCCCGGGGAGCCGCGCCCTTACGCCCTCGGACACGCTCCGTGCAAGCACCTGCCGGAACCGCTTCGGCGCACGTCGGGCCCTAGTACTCTTGCGCCCTCAGCGCCCACGCGCTCAGCCGGGAGAAGGGGCTTTACGGGGATGACTGCCGGGACGCGCGGGGTGGACCCCGACGACCTGCCCGACGGACTGGTCGTCGCCGACGAGGACGGCCGGGTGGTGCGGTTCAACGCGGCCGCCGCACGCATCACCGGGCTGCCCGCCGACACCGCGCTCGGCCGGCCGCTCGACCAGGCACTGCCGCTGGAGGACCTCAAGGGCCGCCGCTGGTGGGCCCTGACCGACCCGTACGGCGGCCTCGCCATCCGGGGCGGCCAGCCCGAGCGCAACCTGCTGCTGCCGTGCGGCGACGAGGTGCTCGTGTCCGCCCGCTACGTCCGTACGCGGCCCACCGGGCCCGTCAGCCGCGTCGTCATCTGCATCCGGGGTACCGAGGCCCGGCGCCGCACCGAACTGAGCCACGCGGAGCTGATCGCGACCGTCGCGCACGAACTGCGCTCGCCGCTGACCTCCGTCAAAGGGTTCACGGCGACCCTGCTCGCGAAGTGGGAGCGGTTCACCGACGACCAGAAGCGGCTGATGCTGGAGACCGTCGACGCGGACGCCGACCGGGTCACCCGGCTGATCGCGGAACTCCTCGACATCTCCCGGATCGACTCGGGCCGGCTGGAGGTGCGCCGCCAGCCCGTCGACATCGCGGCGGCCGTGGGGCGCCACGTCCAGGCGTACACGGCGGCCGGGCAGCCGCCGGACCGTTTCCTCGTCCGGATACAGCAGCCGCTGCCCGGTCTGTGGGCCGATCCCGACAAGATCGACCAGGTACTCGGCAACCTGCTCGAAAACGCGGTGCGCCACGGCGAGGGAACTGTCACGATCGAGGTGGCGCCCGCCGAGATCCGCTCCGGCGGTGACGGAGGCGGCGCCCCGGGCGCCCCGGGCGGGGGCGCCACCGACGGCACGAGCACCGAGAAGGGGACGGCGGTCACCGTGTGCGACGAGGGCCCCGGCATCCCCGAGGAGTCGATGAGCCGCGTCTTCACCCGTTTCTGGCGGGGCAGCAAACGCGGCGGCACCGGGCTCGGGCTCTACATCGTCAAGGGCATCGTCGAGGCCCACGGCGGGACGATCACCGTCGGAAGAGGGCCCGGCGGCGGCGCCGAGTTCCGATTTATCCTGCCCGTGGGGACGCCGGCCTTCATGGCCTGAGCGGCCCACGGGCTCCCTCACCTTCACCGGACCTTTAGACTCGACCTTTGGCGCCTTCGCGCCGTCTGCGATCGGGAGCGATCGAGCGGTCGGCAGGGTCGTTCGGGCATGGTCGTTTCGCCAGCCAATCGGAAGTACGGGAAGAGATGTCGGCACCCAACAAGTCCTACGACCCAGTCGAGGTCGAGGCACTGAAACCGCAAGAGATCGAGCGCATGCGGGACGAGGCGCTGGCCGCCTTCGCCGCCGCGGGCGACCTCGACGCGCTCACCCACGCGAAGAGCGCCCACACCTCGGGCACCTCGCCGCTCGCCCTCGCCAACCGCGAGATCGGCGCGCTCCCCCCGCAGGCCAAGGCCGAGGCGGGCAAGCGGGTCGGGCAGGCGCGCGGCGCCGTCAACAAGGCGCTCGCCGCCCGCCAGGTGGAGCTGGAGGCCGAGCGTGACGCGCGCGTCCTGGTCGAGGAGGCGGTGGACGTCACCCTCCCCTACGACCGGGTGCCCGCGGGTGCCCGCCACCCGCTGACCACCTTCATGGAGCGGGTCGCGGACGTCTTCGTCGCGATGGGTTACGAGGTCGCGGAGGGCCCCGAGGTCGAGGCCGAGTGGTTCAACTTCGACGCCCTGAACTTCCTGCCCGACCACCCCGCGCGCCAGATGCAGGACACGTTCTTCGTCCGGAGCAGCCAGGACGCCACGGGCCCGGTGGACAGCGCCGTCGAGGGCGAGTCCGGTGTGGTGCTGCGCACCCACACCTCCCCGGTCCAGGCCCGGACGCTGCTGGAGCGCAAGCCGCCCGTGTACGTGGTCTGCCCGGGCCGCGTCTACCGCACGGACGAGCTCGACGCCACGCACACCCCGGTCTTCCACCAGATCGAGCTGCTCGCCGTGGACGAGGGCCTGACCATGGCGGACCTCAAGGGCACCCTCGACCACATGGTCCAGGCGCTGTTCGGGGCGGACCTCAGGACCCGGCTGCGGCCGAACTACTTCCCGTTCACCGAGCCGTCCGCCGAGATGGACATGGTCTGCTACGTCTGCCGCGGCGCGTCCGTCGGCAACCCCGACCGGCCCTGCCGCACCTGCGGCAGCGAGGGCTGGATCGAGCTCGGCGGCTGCGGCATGGTCAACCCGCACGTGCTGACCGCCTGCGGTGTGGACCCGCGCAAGTACAGCGGGTTCGCCTTCGGCTTCGGCATCGAGCGGATGCTCATGTTCCGCCACAACATCGAAGACATGCGAGACATGGTCGAGGGTGACGTCCGGTTCACCCGGCCCTTCGGGATGGAGATCTGATGCGGGTCCCGCTTTCCTGGCTGCGGGAGTACGTCGAGCTCCCCGCCACCGAGACCGGCCGTGACGTGCAGGCGAGACTGGTGTCCGCGGGCCTTGAGGTCGAGACCGTCGAACAGCTCGGCGCGGGCCTCAAGGGACCCCTCGTCGTCGGCCAGGTCCGCACCATCGAGGAGCTGGAGGGCTTCAAGAAGCCCATCCGCTTCTGCACCGTCGACGTCGGGACCGCCAACGGCACCGGCGAGCTCCAGGAGATCGTCTGCGGCGCCCGCAACTTCGCGGTGGGCGACAAGGTCGTCGTGGTGCTCCCCGGCGCCGTGCTGCCCGGCGGCTTCGAGATCGCCGCGCGCACGACGTACGGCAAGGTCTCCCACGGCATGATCTGCTCCTCCGACGAGCTCGGCATGGGCGACGACAGCACGCACGGCGTCATCGTGCTGCCGCCGGAGTACGAGGCCGGCACCGACGCGATCGCGCTGCTCGAACTCGTCGACGAGGTCCTCGACATCGCCGTCACGCCCGACCGCGGTTACTGCCTGTCGATGCGCGGCATCGCGCGCGAGATGGCCATCTCCTACGGGCTCGCGCTGCGCGACCCCGCGCTGATCGACGTACCCGCGCCCAACTCGTACGGCTACCCGGCCAAGGTCGCCGACCCGATCGGCTGCGATCGGCTCACCCTGCGCACGGTCACCGGGCTGCAGCCCGAGGCGCGCTCGCCGATCTGGCTCCAGCGCCGGCTGCAGAAGGCCGGCATGCGGTCGATCTCGCTGGCCGTGGACGTGACCAACTACGTGATGCTGGAGCTCGGGCAGCCCCTGCACGCGTACGACCGCACCCGGCTCGAAGGCCCCGTCGGGGTGCGTCGCGCCGAGCCGGGCGAGAAGCTCACCACCCTCGACGACGTGGAGCGCGTCCTCGACGCGCAGGACCTCGTCATCACCGACGACCGGGGGCCCATCGGCCTCGCCGGCGTCATGGGCGGCGCGCACACCGAGATCGCCGACACCGTCACCGACGCGGGGACCGGCGAGAGCACCGGCACCACCGAGGTCGTCATCGAGGCCGCGCACTTCGACCCGATCTCCATCGCCCGCACCGCCCGGCGCCACCGGCTGCCCT
Encoded proteins:
- a CDS encoding SAM-dependent methyltransferase, whose protein sequence is MTAGTPRPVIDTSRPHPARIYDYLLGGKDNYPVDQAVAERLPVEARNGAAANRAFMRRVIAWTAADGIRQFLDVGTGIPTEPNLHQIAQDVDPACRVVYVDNDPIVLRHAEALLVSSPEGRTDYVQADVLDPDAILERACGTLDFDRPIALSLIALLHFVPDGRDPYGIVRRLLEPLVPGSCLILSHLSLDRLTAEQDRTDEYRAAGIDLRPRTHAEILRFFDGLDLVEPGLVPCWYKDTPQPADAGLPGADSGYAGVGRVR
- the mycP gene encoding type VII secretion-associated serine protease mycosin, yielding MRRRAPGPARAGHRLRRTAAVLTAASFLLLVPASPASADAIRDQQWALDQLHAQQAWRSSKGHGITVAVLDTGVDDTHPDLTGQVLTGKDFIGFGARRGDRSWARHGTAMASIIAGHGHGPGDSDGVLGLAPQARILPVRVILEGTDPARDRARTSRGDALALGIRWAVDHGADVINLSLGDDSASAHPERSEDEAVQYALAKGVPVVASAGNGGQKGDHISYPAAYPGVIAVAAVDKYGTPADFSTRRWYADVSAPGVDVVIADPDRHYYEGWGTSAAAAFVSGTVALVRSAYPHLTPAQIKKLLEDTARDAPKGGRDDATGYGLVDPAAALADAARLSRADVRGTSAGYTRRYFGQGPTPPHHPDGPPAWPAPVAGGAGGVLLVAAGVLWVSGRRQRRRQDAVL
- a CDS encoding amino acid deaminase/aldolase, whose protein sequence is MTPFASDRARYDRATAHLEAPLAVVDLEAFDANADDLVRRAGGKPIRLASKSVRCRALLERVLARDGFAGLMSFTLPESLWLARAGFDDVLLAYPSADRSAYGELAADPKLAGSVTVMVDDPAQLDLIDAARDGGREEIRVCLELDTSLRMFGGRVRIGPLRSPLSEPAQLADLARSVARRPGFRLVGLMGYEGHVAGVGDTVAGRPLRSRAIRLMQAAARRELAGRRAEAVRAVRAVAPELEFVNGGGTGSVQHTAAEDAVTEIAAGSGLYQPRLFDNYTSFSGRPAALFGQPVVRRPGVGVVTVLGGGYPASGVAGQDRLPVPYLPEGLRYDAQEGPGEVQTPLLGSAADDLLIGDTVWFRHAKAGEMCERFAALHLVEGDRVSATVPTYRGEGLTFL
- a CDS encoding SseB family protein, with the protein product MALKNIPDSGFAHDDGTAAPELAAALAAWSNDRSAEPRVLAALQEARLLVPVVAVLGEVEEPDTAGHGAGAGLRREKTSDMAVPTLTVGDRRALPAFTSTAALAAWDPAARPVAVPLHQALRAAAHEGADTLVLDLAGPVTYQLTGPALRALAEGRGDADPLKDPAVTGAVREVVAAEPAVVRAYLGPGSADGLLALVLDGDAGAAARTVAGALAAHETLRARLVRGLDVALLPAGAMPPGEPLYVRGVRGG
- the infC gene encoding translation initiation factor IF-3; its protein translation is MRLSARQPVSPNRGGSISAEPRINDRIRVPEVRLVGPSGEQVGIVPLAKALELAQEYDLDLVEVAATARPPVCKLMDYGKFKYESAMKAREARKNQAHTVIKEMKLRPKIDPHDYDTKKGHVVRFLKQGDKVKITIMFRGREQSRPELGFRLLQRLASDVEDLGFIESNPKQDGRNMIMVLGPHKKKTEAMAEAREAQAARKAERQGGGQLTADADEHAETADESTEVAEVAEESAEA
- a CDS encoding 3-oxoacyl-ACP reductase gives rise to the protein MTNIPTPAPDAGGAVSVCRRLVGRTAVVTGAGSGIGLATVRRLASEGARVVCADIDEETGRAAAAEVDGLFVRVDVTDAEQVEALFEAAYDTYGSVDVAFNNAGISPPDDDSILDTGLDAWRRVQEVNLTSVYLCCKAAIPYMRRQGRGSIINTASFVARMGAATSQISYTASKGGVLAMSRELGVQFAREGIRVNALCPGPVDTPLLRELFAKDPERAARRLVHIPLGRFAEATEIAAAVAFLASDDASFVNACDFLVDGGISGAYVTPL
- the rpmI gene encoding 50S ribosomal protein L35, coding for MPKNKTHKGASKRFKVTGSGKVLRERAGKRHLMEHKSSRVTRRLSGNAEMAPGDTKKIKKLLGL
- a CDS encoding DUF1844 domain-containing protein; the encoded protein is MSDATPAAGQAAPEQPDYDALTRDIAEVPAVEVIVTVAVNLMSAAAVKLGLTEEGEEHKDLDEARKLIHSLAGLMDASATEISSFHASPLRDGLKSLQLAFREASVVKDQPGQGPGEKYTGPIYG